In one window of Meleagris gallopavo isolate NT-WF06-2002-E0010 breed Aviagen turkey brand Nicholas breeding stock chromosome 4, Turkey_5.1, whole genome shotgun sequence DNA:
- the SMIM20 gene encoding small integral membrane protein 20, with protein sequence MAGLSRTLGIFGCFVAVVGAAFYPIYFRPLLLPEEYKREQSINRAGIVQENIQPPGLKVWSDPFGRK encoded by the exons ATGGCCGGGCTGTCGCGCACGCTCGGCATCTTCGGCTGCTTCGTGGCCGTGGTGGGGGCCGCCTTCTACCCCATCTACTTCCGGCCGCTGCTGCTGCCCGAGGAGTACA agagAGAACAGTCAATAAACCGAGCTGGTATTGTTCAAGAGAATATCCAGCCTCCAG GGTTAAAAGTATGGTCTGATCCATTTGGAAGAAAGTAA